The genomic region TCCACACATAAAACATTTTACTGTATTTATATGCAAAATTAGATTGCCTATTTGACATCGGAGAAACGATACTGTATCATACGATTATGGTGTTTTTTGGGACCGGAATCAAAAGGGACCTTATCATGAAAGATTCAGAAACGTGCATGTTTCTGAGTCCCTCGCACATATTTCCGTTTCTGTTCCATTGAGATTATTTCTTAATTTCTCGAATTGCAAATCAAAGTCATTAAATTTGCTTGAGAAATTCCTTTTTTCAGGGGGGGGGAAAGTTATTTTTCACTGCAAAACACTAAAACTATTGATGTAACTATAAAGGGGAGGTGCAAATGAGAAGCGTAAAGACAATATTTATGGATTTTATGGAAACCGATAAAGGAATAAAGGGTATTGCTTCTGAGAAGCCACTAAATGAAAGGTCTTCCGAAGATGAAAAACTTGAGATCGTGGGAGATCACGCCCTCATAGTTATGCAGGATCTCGAATATAAGGTGAAACAGCGCTGGGGCCATAGTATCCATATTGTACAAAACGTCACATGTTCTCGCTGATTGGAAATGACAGACGATTGAGAGTAATACTGAAATTAATCGCCAGTATGGTGAATTTGTTTGAATACCGAATCTGGGTAGAGTGGAGGTAAGCATGACAAAAGCCAAGAGTGGTAATTTTGTTAAGGTTCATTTTTCGTGCAGTTTGAAGGATGGTTCCGTTATCGATACGACTGAAGAAAAACATCCCCTTGGATTTACCATCGGGGAAATGAAATATATACCTGGCTTCGAAAGTGCCGTTGAGGGGATGGAACCCGGAGAAAAAAAGACGATTACAGTTCCCCCTGACCTGGCTTTTGGCAGCCATAGAGATGATTTAGTGATAGATCTCAATAAAGAGCTGTTTTCGGATCATATTGCACCGGAAATTGGGGAAAAAATTGAGGTTCCACTTGAGGGAGGTGGTTCGAGGACGATGACGGTAACCCGCGTGGATGAATCACGCATAACACTGGATGCCAATCATCCTCTCGCGGGGAAAGAACTGATATTTGAGATAGAACTTATAGAAATCGGACCAGGGAAGAGTCGTCACTAAATTATTCTCCGGGTGAATGGGGTCAGTTCCCATTTTCTCACTTTTCTTATCCTCTTCCTCAACCAATATGAGGATGTGGGAAATTACCCCAGAAACTTCCAGGATAAACTCTCCTGTTTGGGAGGGGGGTGAGAGACTGCCACCCTGGCAAAAGGTTCTCTTCCTCCGAATTTGGTTTGNNNNNNNNNNNAACAGACAAAGAAGCCGGCGGTGAGCCGGCTTCCAATCTTGTTGGCGCGCCTGAGAGGACTCGAACCTCTGCACCCGGCTCCGGAGGCCGGCGCTCTATCCACCTGAGCTACAGGCGCGCATATGGTGGGTCATTACCGGTTTTTGTACTCTATCATTGTACGGAGATATTAAACCCCGGTCAACGTGGCAAGCAATTTTCGCCGATTCGGGATCTAAATTCCGTCCATTTTTGCCGAAATAAANNNNNNNNNNNNNNNNNNNNNNNNNNNNNNNNNNNNNNNNNNNNNNNNNNNNNNNNNNNNNNNNNNNNNNNNNNNNNNNNNNNNNNNNNNNNNNN from Deltaproteobacteria bacterium harbors:
- a CDS encoding peptidylprolyl isomerase — translated: MTKAKSGNFVKVHFSCSLKDGSVIDTTEEKHPLGFTIGEMKYIPGFESAVEGMEPGEKKTITVPPDLAFGSHRDDLVIDLNKELFSDHIAPEIGEKIEVPLEGGGSRTMTVTRVDESRITLDANHPLAGKELIFEIELIEIGPGKSRH